The window TTTAAATTTTATGAAGAAGACTTGCCCTCAAACTACATACAGTTAGTTAAAAATATTAACAAAAATAGATATATGAAAATATCTAGTAGCCATAATGCAATACTAAATGCTATAATTATAGGTGGTTTATTAACAATTTCATCTTGTAATAATGAGATAGATCATTTCAAGAAAATATTGTTGGACATGAACAGTGTTTCTCATGATGATGATTTCTTCTTGAAAAAGAGATCTTATGCAACGTTAGCTTTGCATAAGATGGGTATGGATGAGTTGGAGATTAATCAAACGCTTAAGATGGCAAGCGGTTTACAACTAAGTGGTGGTTATAAAGCCTATTACAAAGCGAAGATAGTGACCTGCAATCAACTTTTCAAGTATGTATGTTTACAACTGATCAACAAGTATTAAATTGAACCTAAGATTTTCTATACCATTATGGGACCTTCAGGGTCAGGAAAAACAACACTATTACAGATACTAGGTTTGTTAGATGAGGCAACAACAGGTTGTTTATCCATTGATGGTATTTCTGTTAGTCATATATAAAAATCAATATATATTTTTTGAAAATATATATTAATAAAAAATATAGTATTATATAACTTAATATTTACTAATTTTATAATTGTTGAATAAAAATATATTGACTAAAGAGAAATAATATATTATACTAAAATTACATTAATTTAATACATAATAGCAGTTTATTATATATATATATATTAAATAGTTGTAAATGCTTGACAAATTGTTTTGTATTTTGAGAATATAACCTTATAAAAAAGCCATGGTTAATAATATATTCTTTTTTGGGTTGTAAATAAATTTTAGGAGAGTTAGCAAATATGAAAAAAAGTTTTAAGTTAAAAAATTTTTTAAGATGTAGCGTTATTATTATACTTTTAATTGCTGTTAATATTTCCTCTTTAATTAGCAGTGCAAATGATGAAAAAATTCTAGAAGCTAATATTCCAAGACAGAAAGTTATAAATCAATTAAAAAGCAATAATCAAAAGCTTAATGTAGAAGTAATAGGGGATGTTAATACTAGTGAAATTGAGGAGTTTATTAATAAAAAACAGCTAAATGGTATTGCTAGAGTAGCTTCTATAAGTGATGTAGATTCAATTTGGGTATCAGAAGAGAATACCAAGGACCTCCTAAATGACACAATAAAAATGAAGGATATATTATCAGAAGGTATATCTATATATTTTATCAATCTACAAGACATGAATATACTACGACACACTTTTTGTAGTAATAGAATTAAAGAAGAATCATTAGATATCTTACCTGATTTTCAATTTATTACACAAGGTAGTAAAGGTAATTATTTTATCGGATA is drawn from Vallitalea pronyensis and contains these coding sequences:
- a CDS encoding ATP-binding cassette domain-containing protein, coding for MMGPSGSGKTTLLQILGLLDEATTGCLSIDGISVSHI